The following are from one region of the Molothrus aeneus isolate 106 chromosome 7, BPBGC_Maene_1.0, whole genome shotgun sequence genome:
- the DUSP19 gene encoding dual specificity protein phosphatase 19 → MHSLAQEIRSFSRANLRKQRTRVTTLTGRRIVETWRGACLHMEEEEEAAPGGGFVQDLSADLQVGVVKPWLLLGSQDAAHDLETMRKHKVTHVLNVAYGVQNAFLDDFTYKTISILDLPETDITSYFPECFEFIEKARIQDGVVLVHCNAGVSRAAAVVIGFLMNSERLSFARAFSLVKNARPAACPNPGFMEQLHKYQEQILKANGSINNHD, encoded by the exons ATGCACTCCCTCGCCCAGGAGATCCGCAGCTTCTCCAGGGCCAACCTGCGGAAGCAGCGCACCCGCGTCACCACGCTGACCGGCCGCAGGATCGTCGAGACGTGGCGCGGCGCCTGCCTGcacatggaggaggaggaggaggcggcgccCGGCGGCGGCTTCGTGCAGGACCTGAGCGCTGACCTGCAGGTCGGCGTGGTgaagccctggctgctgctgg GGTCGCAGGATGCTGCTCACGACCTGGAGACGATGAGGAAGCACAAG GTCACTCACGTTCTAAATGTGGCATATGGAGTCCAAAATGCCTTCCTTGATGATTTTACATACAAGACCATTTCCATTCTGGACCTCCCAGAAACTGATATTACCTCCTATTTCCCTGAATGTTTTGAGTTTATTGAGAAAGCCAGGATCCAG GATGGCGTGGTGCTGGTTCACTGTAATGCAGGAGTCTCCCGTGCAGCAGCTGTAGTCATTGGTTTTCTAATGAATTCAGAAAGACTGAGCTTTGCCAGAGCCTTTTCCTTGGTGAAAAATGCAAGGCCTGCAGCTTGTCCAAATCCTGGCTTCATGGAGCAGCTCCACAAGTACCAAGAACAGATTTTAAAGGCAAATGGAAGCATAAACAATCATGACTGA